A DNA window from Balneolaceae bacterium contains the following coding sequences:
- a CDS encoding aminotransferase class I/II-fold pyridoxal phosphate-dependent enzyme, translating into MGDSRPELKKNDIFSKAYDFTKAEEIKAEGLYPYFKPLQATDGTTVKIEGREVIMAGSNNYLGLTNDSRVIEAARDVITTYGTGCTGSRYLNGTLDLHLELEEKLANFMGKDACVLFSTGYQTNEGAIQTIAGRQDIIFSDKDNHACIVTGTLVSNAKTMRYQHNDMEQLEMLLERADEDAGKIIVSDGVFSMSGTIAEVEDMVRLKNKFGARLYLDDAHAIGVIGDGGRGSASVYGLTDEVDLISGTFSKSFASLGGFLVGDQAVIEYIRHHSPAHIFSASMPPANVATVLKALEILQEETWRLDRLQEISNYMRKELRDMGFNIWSSQTPIIPVVIGEMEECFRFWKDLFEAGVYVNAVIPPAVPKGQSLVRTSYMATHTDEHLDRILEAFRKVGIKRGIIDRNGHSLIEQG; encoded by the coding sequence ATGGGCGATTCCAGACCCGAGCTGAAAAAAAACGATATATTCTCCAAGGCCTACGATTTTACGAAGGCCGAGGAGATCAAGGCGGAGGGTCTCTATCCCTATTTCAAACCCCTTCAGGCGACCGACGGGACGACGGTTAAAATCGAGGGCCGCGAGGTGATCATGGCCGGCTCGAACAACTACCTGGGACTCACCAACGACTCCCGGGTTATCGAGGCCGCCCGCGATGTCATCACCACCTATGGAACCGGTTGCACCGGCTCCCGTTACCTCAACGGCACCCTGGACCTGCACCTGGAGCTGGAGGAGAAACTGGCCAACTTCATGGGCAAGGACGCCTGCGTGCTGTTCAGCACGGGCTACCAGACCAACGAAGGCGCTATCCAGACCATCGCAGGCCGTCAGGATATTATTTTTTCGGACAAGGACAATCACGCCTGCATTGTCACCGGCACACTGGTCTCCAACGCCAAGACCATGCGTTACCAGCACAACGACATGGAGCAGCTCGAGATGCTGCTGGAGCGCGCCGACGAAGACGCCGGCAAGATCATCGTCAGCGATGGGGTCTTTTCCATGTCAGGCACCATTGCCGAAGTGGAGGACATGGTGCGCCTCAAGAACAAGTTCGGCGCCCGCCTCTACCTGGACGACGCCCACGCCATCGGCGTGATCGGCGACGGGGGACGCGGTTCGGCCTCCGTCTACGGCCTGACCGACGAGGTGGACCTGATAAGCGGCACCTTCTCCAAGTCCTTCGCCTCCCTCGGCGGATTCCTGGTGGGCGACCAGGCCGTCATCGAGTACATTCGCCACCACTCCCCCGCGCACATTTTCAGCGCCTCCATGCCGCCGGCCAATGTGGCCACCGTCCTGAAGGCCCTCGAAATCCTGCAGGAGGAAACCTGGCGCCTGGACCGCCTCCAGGAGATCTCCAACTACATGCGCAAGGAGCTCCGCGACATGGGCTTCAACATCTGGAGCAGCCAGACCCCCATCATCCCCGTGGTCATCGGCGAGATGGAAGAGTGTTTCCGCTTCTGGAAGGACCTCTTTGAGGCCGGCGTCTATGTGAACGCCGTAATCCCGCCCGCGGTGCCCAAGGGACAATCTCTGGTGCGTACCAGTTACATGGCCACGCATACCGACGAGCACCTCGACCGCATCCTGGAGGCCTTCCGCAAGGTGGGCATCAAGCGTGGCATTATTGACCGCAACGGCCACTCACTTATCGAACAAGGGTAG
- the rpsU gene encoding 30S ribosomal protein S21 has protein sequence MVGVEVRDNESIDRAINRFKKLVTRSRILNEYKDRQQYTKPSEERREALKKSIRDQRRRERNQYK, from the coding sequence ATGGTTGGAGTAGAAGTTCGAGATAACGAAAGCATAGACCGCGCCATCAACCGCTTCAAGAAGCTGGTAACGCGCTCCCGCATTCTGAACGAGTATAAGGACCGGCAGCAGTACACCAAGCCGTCCGAAGAGCGCCGTGAAGCGCTGAAGAAGAGCATCCGCGACCAGCGCCGGCGCGAGCGCAACCAGTACAAGTAA
- a CDS encoding Ig domain-containing protein codes for MYAYQAEYTKRALLRLPLLAGLMGCLLALHGAMQPLYAQPDLQKDYSFVMEIPSVLAMASSPAHVYILSETEGLVAFRTRPDSLQWLYTSNGMARRGNTMSADIRFAYLWGDSPRLTVLEPTSVLGVYSSTRLPERPRDAERIDRRLYAALGDGGVGWVSLQSASAVDSAFTRVEAGGLASAEVLDLESSGDRLYALSSGATLYRLNAGGENPQVEQEFALSEELQRIFLSGQTLMGTDAGGNIYEISGSGNLSRLGSIGEPVVKLETWGDWYLIQGATGRIWTSYRSRSPSPWKEDRDAGYAFTVTGGQLWLSEYSQVSRVVEGGVIASGAPEGEAADADSSGPLPGQLSLDSIPDQIVPYSKPVLLNFSLGQDFPSSQVQFAYQSSVDDAEVRGSSFYWQPGSGDVGTHRFKIVATASNGAADSTSFSVEVNSFNAPPRFSPLRTLAIPVGESFTLPVRAIDPDGMHRDLIRYLGVDLPDGASLGETSGDFMWTPSQRQTGEHNFRIIATDQYGAASSTEVTIRVLEAGDSDGN; via the coding sequence ATGTACGCATACCAGGCAGAATATACGAAACGTGCTCTGCTGCGACTTCCGCTGCTGGCCGGTCTCATGGGCTGCCTGCTTGCCCTTCACGGCGCCATGCAGCCCCTGTACGCCCAGCCCGATTTGCAGAAGGACTACTCCTTCGTGATGGAGATCCCCTCGGTACTTGCCATGGCGAGCTCCCCGGCGCACGTCTACATTCTTTCTGAGACCGAGGGGCTGGTGGCGTTCCGAACACGACCCGACTCCCTGCAGTGGCTCTACACCTCAAACGGCATGGCGCGCAGGGGCAATACCATGTCAGCGGACATCCGCTTCGCCTATCTCTGGGGCGACAGCCCCCGGCTTACGGTGCTCGAACCTACCTCCGTTCTGGGAGTCTACTCCTCCACCCGGCTCCCCGAAAGGCCGCGCGACGCCGAGCGCATCGACCGGCGCCTGTACGCAGCCTTGGGAGATGGGGGAGTCGGATGGGTTTCCCTGCAGTCGGCTTCTGCAGTCGACTCGGCCTTTACCCGTGTGGAGGCCGGGGGACTCGCCTCGGCCGAGGTGCTCGACCTGGAGAGTTCAGGCGACCGCCTCTACGCCCTCTCCTCCGGGGCCACCCTTTACCGGCTGAACGCTGGAGGGGAGAACCCGCAGGTGGAGCAGGAGTTCGCCCTTTCCGAGGAACTGCAGCGTATTTTTCTATCCGGGCAGACCCTGATGGGCACCGACGCCGGAGGCAACATCTACGAGATAAGTGGCTCGGGCAACCTCTCCCGGCTGGGTTCCATAGGCGAGCCGGTCGTAAAGCTGGAAACCTGGGGAGACTGGTACCTGATCCAGGGCGCTACTGGACGTATCTGGACCTCCTACCGCAGCCGCTCGCCCTCCCCCTGGAAAGAGGACCGCGATGCAGGCTACGCTTTTACGGTGACCGGCGGACAGCTATGGCTCAGCGAATACAGCCAGGTGAGCCGCGTGGTGGAGGGAGGCGTAATCGCTTCCGGCGCACCCGAGGGAGAGGCTGCGGACGCGGATTCCTCCGGGCCCCTTCCCGGTCAGCTCAGCCTTGATTCCATCCCCGACCAGATTGTGCCCTACTCCAAGCCCGTGCTGCTGAACTTCAGCCTGGGCCAGGATTTTCCGTCCAGCCAGGTACAGTTTGCCTATCAGTCTTCCGTTGACGATGCCGAGGTACGGGGAAGCTCCTTCTACTGGCAGCCGGGATCGGGCGATGTGGGCACTCACCGCTTTAAAATCGTGGCTACCGCCAGCAACGGGGCCGCCGACAGCACCAGCTTCAGTGTGGAGGTAAACTCGTTCAACGCACCGCCGCGCTTTTCGCCCCTGCGCACCCTCGCCATCCCTGTCGGCGAGTCCTTCACTCTCCCCGTACGCGCCATCGACCCCGACGGCATGCACCGCGACCTGATCCGCTACCTGGGCGTAGACCTGCCCGACGGAGCCTCCCTGGGCGAGACCTCCGGGGATTTTATGTGGACCCCCTCGCAGCGGCAGACCGGTGAACACAACTTCCGCATCATCGCCACCGACCAGTATGGGGCCGCCTCCTCCACCGAGGTGACCATCCGCGTGTTGGAGGCCGGCGACAGCGACGGCAACTAA
- a CDS encoding TIGR02757 family protein has product MPRDLPKKLDACPPETLRAMKPWLEMWNRRMETPDYIEKDPVLFMHSFEEREDRLLAGFFAALMAWGRRDVVIAKVDDLMKRMDYRPNRFIRDFGERERDRLDGFKHRTFKPVDIYWLVNILQSALERHGGMEAFWRHCHEEAQRQERPLIALFHDEFFALHPEAAQRTRKHISNPEKNSSCKRLYLYLRWCVREGPVDTGLMDFISPSELMVPLDVHVARQARALGLLTRRYNDWKAVRELTGVLRKLDPGDPARYDFGLFGLGVSGKPIPDRFLVNPKV; this is encoded by the coding sequence ATGCCCAGGGACCTGCCGAAAAAGCTCGACGCCTGCCCGCCCGAGACCCTCCGCGCCATGAAACCCTGGCTGGAGATGTGGAACCGCCGCATGGAAACTCCGGACTATATCGAGAAAGACCCCGTGCTCTTCATGCACAGCTTCGAGGAGCGGGAAGACCGGCTGCTGGCCGGCTTTTTCGCGGCCCTGATGGCCTGGGGGCGACGCGACGTGGTGATCGCCAAGGTGGACGACCTGATGAAGCGCATGGACTACCGGCCAAACCGTTTCATCCGCGACTTCGGCGAGCGCGAGCGCGACCGACTGGACGGCTTCAAACACCGCACCTTCAAGCCGGTGGACATCTACTGGCTGGTCAACATCCTGCAGAGCGCCCTGGAGCGCCACGGTGGCATGGAGGCCTTCTGGCGGCACTGCCACGAGGAGGCGCAGCGGCAGGAGCGTCCTCTCATCGCCCTCTTCCACGATGAGTTCTTCGCCCTCCATCCGGAAGCGGCGCAGCGCACCCGCAAGCACATCTCCAATCCCGAAAAGAACAGCTCCTGCAAGCGTCTCTACCTCTACCTGCGCTGGTGCGTGCGGGAGGGACCGGTGGACACCGGGCTGATGGATTTTATCTCACCGTCTGAGCTTATGGTTCCGCTGGACGTGCACGTGGCGCGGCAGGCGCGGGCGCTGGGATTGCTGACGCGCCGCTACAACGATTGGAAGGCGGTGCGCGAACTTACCGGCGTGCTTCGCAAGCTTGACCCGGGAGATCCTGCCCGCTACGACTTCGGGCTATTCGGCCTCGGGGTTTCCGGGAAACCTATTCCGGATAGATTCCTTGTCAATCCAAAAGTCTGA
- a CDS encoding glycosyltransferase family 1 protein, with amino-acid sequence MSDLRVALFTGNYNHIRDGVSLTLNRLVRFLEEEGVPVLVFGPTVDEPAIDHEGEFVPVPSLPMPGRPEYRVTVGFPERAQKRLRKFGPTLVHLATPDLLGFRAMRWAQSNDIQIVASYHTHFTSYLKYYNMEMLEMLGWKYLNWFYSQCKHIYVPSPSMAEELNVQDIEEGIRIWARGVNTEYFSPEKRDMAWRRSLDIGDDQKVVTFVSRLVWEKDLQTFVDVVERVISENGDVTAMVVGDGPARKELEDMLPEARFPGYLTGEDLSRAYASSDIFLFPSDTETFGNVTLEAMSCGLPCVVADATGSKSLVEAGVNGFLAPPRDTRTFSEHVSRLVKDDELRERMGRTARQKALPYAWERVNARLLENYREALQEPRPQLKF; translated from the coding sequence ATGAGTGATTTGCGCGTAGCCTTATTCACCGGGAACTACAACCATATACGGGACGGGGTGTCACTCACCCTGAACCGGCTGGTCAGGTTCCTGGAGGAGGAAGGCGTGCCGGTCCTCGTATTCGGTCCCACGGTCGACGAGCCCGCCATCGACCACGAGGGCGAATTCGTTCCGGTGCCCTCGCTGCCCATGCCCGGCCGCCCGGAATACCGTGTAACGGTGGGCTTCCCCGAACGCGCCCAGAAGAGGCTGCGCAAATTTGGTCCCACCCTGGTGCACCTGGCAACGCCCGATCTTCTTGGTTTCCGTGCCATGCGCTGGGCGCAGTCCAACGACATCCAGATCGTGGCTTCCTACCATACCCACTTTACCAGCTACCTGAAGTACTACAATATGGAGATGCTGGAGATGCTGGGCTGGAAGTACCTGAACTGGTTCTACAGTCAGTGCAAACACATTTACGTGCCCTCCCCCAGCATGGCCGAGGAGCTGAATGTGCAGGATATCGAAGAGGGTATCCGCATCTGGGCCCGGGGCGTAAATACCGAATACTTCAGCCCGGAGAAGCGTGACATGGCGTGGCGGCGCTCCCTTGACATCGGGGACGACCAGAAGGTAGTCACCTTCGTCTCCCGCCTGGTCTGGGAAAAGGACCTGCAGACCTTTGTGGACGTCGTCGAGAGGGTCATCAGTGAGAACGGCGACGTCACCGCCATGGTGGTGGGCGACGGGCCGGCCCGCAAGGAGCTGGAGGATATGTTGCCCGAAGCGCGGTTTCCAGGGTATCTTACCGGTGAAGATCTTTCCCGGGCCTACGCCAGCAGCGACATATTTCTTTTCCCGTCGGACACCGAGACCTTCGGCAATGTCACGCTGGAGGCCATGTCGTGCGGGCTCCCCTGCGTCGTGGCCGACGCCACCGGCAGCAAGTCCCTCGTGGAGGCCGGCGTGAACGGCTTCCTGGCCCCGCCCCGTGATACCAGAACCTTTTCCGAGCATGTCTCCCGCCTGGTGAAGGATGACGAGCTGCGCGAACGCATGGGAAGGACCGCGCGCCAGAAGGCGCTTCCCTATGCATGGGAGCGCGTCAACGCCCGCTTGCTGGAAAACTACCGCGAAGCTTTGCAGGAACCGCGTCCCCAGCTTAAGTTTTGA
- a CDS encoding glycosyltransferase family 4 protein, with the protein MSSRLNILYVSHLHPPENAPLENIGGMQRVSMQLVRQLRRSGDVTVHAEIMKSSWEGIGFRTVGFLLEEAVRLPRLARERGADVILFSSMVTASLAVLLRRRVEIPMVTINHGQDVTMPNFFYQKFVPRVFRNLDGVISVSRATRQACIARGMDPGKGAALANGVDLQKLDRFPGRGESRRRMEQLTGLSLEGRPLLLSVGRMVRRKGHEWFIRQVLPSVDDRAVYLTVGDGPEEENVRRAVEDSPASDRIFLLGRRSDEVLKMAYSAADLFVMPNIPVEGDMEGFGIVMLEANMARTPVVAADLEGIRDVITDGQNGWKIPTRQAGAFAGKINELLAADLTDFGERARAWVLEKFSWEKVAGEYLDFLKKVIENRRNASFD; encoded by the coding sequence TTGAGCTCACGCCTTAACATACTCTACGTCTCCCACCTCCACCCTCCTGAGAATGCGCCCCTGGAGAACATCGGCGGCATGCAGCGCGTGAGCATGCAGCTGGTGCGCCAGCTCAGGCGCAGCGGCGACGTGACCGTGCATGCCGAGATCATGAAATCGTCGTGGGAGGGCATTGGTTTCCGGACCGTCGGCTTCCTGCTGGAGGAGGCGGTCCGCCTGCCGCGCCTGGCCCGCGAGCGCGGGGCCGATGTGATTCTTTTCTCCTCCATGGTGACCGCCAGCCTTGCGGTGCTGCTGCGGAGACGCGTGGAGATCCCCATGGTCACCATCAACCATGGGCAGGACGTCACCATGCCCAATTTTTTCTACCAGAAGTTCGTCCCCCGCGTCTTCCGAAACCTGGATGGCGTGATATCGGTCTCCCGGGCTACTCGGCAGGCCTGTATAGCCCGCGGCATGGACCCCGGCAAGGGCGCAGCCCTGGCCAATGGGGTGGACCTGCAGAAACTGGACCGTTTTCCGGGCCGCGGAGAGTCCCGTCGCCGGATGGAGCAGCTCACCGGCCTCTCCCTGGAGGGGCGGCCCCTGCTGCTTTCCGTGGGACGCATGGTACGCCGTAAGGGACACGAGTGGTTTATCAGGCAGGTGTTGCCGTCGGTGGACGATCGGGCGGTTTATCTTACGGTAGGCGACGGGCCAGAAGAAGAGAACGTGCGTCGGGCGGTGGAGGATTCGCCCGCCTCCGACCGCATTTTCCTGCTGGGGCGCAGATCCGATGAGGTGCTGAAGATGGCCTATTCGGCGGCCGATCTCTTTGTGATGCCCAACATCCCGGTGGAGGGCGATATGGAAGGCTTCGGCATTGTGATGCTGGAGGCGAACATGGCGCGCACTCCCGTGGTGGCGGCCGACCTGGAGGGCATCAGGGATGTCATCACGGACGGGCAGAACGGCTGGAAAATCCCCACCCGGCAGGCCGGGGCCTTCGCAGGGAAAATCAACGAACTTCTGGCGGCCGACCTGACTGATTTCGGGGAGCGGGCCAGGGCCTGGGTGCTGGAGAAGTTCAGCTGGGAAAAGGTGGCCGGAGAGTACCTCGATTTTCTGAAAAAAGTGATTGAAAATCGCAGGAATGCATCATTTGATTGA
- a CDS encoding GNAT family N-acetyltransferase translates to MVTTKQERKVFIDFPYRHYKGDEHWIPPLKTEQKKLIDPDSNPFYNNADIALFLAEQNGKICGRIAAIVDHRYNDHHDAQTGFFGFFECIDDQALANLLFKVAGDWLGERGMTGLMGPANPSMMDEIGILVDGFGHDPSILMPYHKPYYDSLIKGAGLQKEMDMYAYRVTQDTVSLDRIERAETIIRKRLPGLQIRKMNLRKLDKEVQIVRRIFNSSWSENWGFIPLTEEELAHTAKDLKMILDTDFAHIAEVDGEPVAFSIALPDLNQVFKKMDGTLFPTGIFKLLWNKRKVNRIRTALMGVVPEYQGKGIDALLHKEAIENGQKRGFYSSELSWVLETNTNMMRVAERLGAHIEKTYRMYAMEL, encoded by the coding sequence TTGGTCACCACCAAACAGGAGCGTAAGGTCTTTATCGATTTCCCCTACCGCCACTACAAGGGGGACGAGCACTGGATTCCGCCCCTCAAGACGGAGCAGAAAAAGCTCATCGATCCCGATTCCAATCCCTTCTATAACAACGCGGATATCGCCCTCTTCCTGGCCGAGCAGAACGGGAAGATCTGCGGACGCATTGCCGCCATCGTCGACCACCGCTATAACGACCACCACGACGCCCAAACCGGTTTTTTCGGCTTTTTCGAGTGTATTGACGATCAGGCGCTGGCCAACCTGCTTTTCAAGGTGGCCGGAGACTGGCTGGGCGAACGCGGCATGACCGGGCTTATGGGACCGGCCAATCCCAGCATGATGGACGAGATCGGCATCCTGGTGGACGGCTTCGGGCACGACCCCAGCATCCTGATGCCTTACCACAAACCCTACTACGACAGCCTTATCAAGGGGGCGGGCCTGCAGAAGGAGATGGACATGTACGCCTACCGGGTGACGCAGGACACCGTATCCTTGGATCGCATCGAGCGGGCCGAGACCATCATCCGCAAGCGCCTGCCGGGACTGCAGATCAGAAAAATGAACCTGCGTAAGCTGGACAAGGAGGTGCAGATCGTCCGCCGTATCTTCAACAGTTCCTGGTCGGAGAACTGGGGCTTCATCCCCCTCACCGAGGAGGAGCTTGCCCACACCGCCAAGGACTTGAAAATGATTCTGGACACCGATTTCGCGCATATCGCAGAGGTGGACGGTGAGCCGGTGGCCTTTTCCATCGCCCTTCCCGACCTGAACCAGGTCTTCAAGAAGATGGACGGCACACTCTTTCCCACGGGCATCTTCAAGCTGCTCTGGAACAAGCGCAAGGTCAATCGCATCCGCACGGCCCTGATGGGCGTTGTGCCGGAATACCAGGGCAAGGGCATCGATGCACTGCTGCACAAGGAGGCCATTGAGAACGGCCAGAAGAGAGGATTCTATTCATCTGAACTCAGCTGGGTGCTGGAGACCAATACCAACATGATGCGGGTGGCCGAACGCCTCGGTGCGCATATCGAAAAGACCTACCGCATGTACGCCATGGAGCTCTAG
- a CDS encoding NAD-dependent epimerase/dehydratase family protein, producing the protein MKAFVTGGTGFIGSHLVDKLVAREGVEEVRCLVRSSDKWLSGKPFKRIKGDLHDLTVLREGVRGVDAIYHLAGLVKAPDYGAFHRANVDATENLMRVAHKEGVRKIVILSSLAAAGPSRNGPLSEADPMQPVSNYGRSKKQMEEMVRGMDWEEESVTILRPPAVYGPREDQIYTFFKMADKRICPIVGDGERPRISMVYVGDVVEGIMAATRQDDPGVHTYFVSGPEIYTWNLIRSVTSTVLGKKTMPLYVRPGMVKKIAGVVEKSASFFGVYPVLNREKAREMILEWTCSNDKARLELDYQPRYSLEEGISRTIHWYKKHHWL; encoded by the coding sequence ATGAAAGCCTTTGTCACCGGCGGTACCGGTTTTATAGGAAGCCACCTGGTCGACAAGCTTGTGGCGCGGGAGGGAGTCGAGGAGGTCCGCTGCCTGGTCCGGAGCAGTGACAAGTGGCTTTCCGGCAAGCCTTTCAAGCGTATAAAAGGCGATCTACACGATCTGACCGTGCTTCGCGAAGGGGTGCGGGGCGTCGACGCAATCTACCATCTGGCAGGCCTGGTCAAAGCGCCGGACTACGGGGCCTTCCACCGCGCCAATGTGGATGCCACCGAAAATTTAATGCGCGTAGCCCACAAGGAGGGCGTCCGAAAGATCGTGATACTCTCCTCCCTGGCCGCCGCCGGCCCCAGCCGCAACGGCCCCTTAAGCGAAGCCGATCCGATGCAGCCCGTAAGCAACTACGGTCGCTCCAAGAAACAGATGGAGGAGATGGTCCGCGGCATGGACTGGGAGGAGGAGTCTGTCACCATCCTGCGTCCCCCGGCCGTTTACGGCCCGCGCGAGGACCAGATTTACACCTTTTTCAAAATGGCCGACAAACGCATATGTCCCATCGTGGGCGACGGAGAACGTCCCCGCATCTCCATGGTCTATGTGGGCGATGTGGTAGAGGGCATCATGGCCGCCACCCGGCAGGACGATCCCGGCGTGCACACCTATTTCGTTTCGGGGCCGGAGATCTACACCTGGAACCTCATCCGCAGCGTGACCTCCACCGTGCTGGGCAAAAAGACCATGCCACTTTATGTGCGGCCGGGCATGGTGAAAAAAATCGCCGGGGTAGTGGAAAAATCCGCATCATTCTTCGGCGTTTATCCCGTTCTAAACAGGGAGAAGGCCAGGGAGATGATCCTGGAGTGGACCTGCTCGAACGACAAGGCGCGTCTGGAGCTGGACTACCAGCCCCGTTACTCCCTGGAGGAGGGAATCTCGCGCACCATCCACTGGTACAAGAAACATCACTGGTTATGA
- the mutY gene encoding A/G-specific adenine glycosylase, protein MNNDSIRSSLLDWYDVHKREMPWRGINDPYRTWVSEVMLQQTRVDQAAPYYKRFIERFPTVEILAEAGQQEVLRVWEGLGYYRRARHLHEAARTVVEEFGGELPDSWEEITRLKGIGPYTAAAVLSIAFGRPHAVVDGNVLRVLTRYFGLDGDIRKSAVKNEVQELADGLLDPERPGDFNQAVMELGAMVCTPGSPDCGKCPLQDGCEAARTARQDEIPYKSPPKKRPHHQIGVGVVRDGEGSVLIALRPEGAMLGGLWEFPGGKQESGEELEETVRRELREELGVEVVVEKPLMKVDHAYSHLTVSLNVFLCSLASGTPEARDSQEVRWVALEELDDYPFPKANRAITEKLQNLGRGQQELKI, encoded by the coding sequence GTGAACAACGATTCCATCCGCTCCTCCCTGCTGGACTGGTACGACGTCCACAAAAGGGAGATGCCGTGGCGCGGCATCAACGATCCCTACCGCACCTGGGTTTCCGAAGTCATGCTGCAGCAGACGCGCGTTGACCAGGCCGCGCCCTATTACAAGCGTTTCATCGAGCGGTTCCCGACGGTGGAGATATTGGCCGAGGCCGGGCAGCAGGAGGTGCTCCGGGTATGGGAGGGCCTGGGCTACTACCGCCGGGCCCGCCACCTGCACGAGGCCGCCCGCACGGTGGTGGAGGAGTTCGGCGGCGAGCTGCCGGATTCCTGGGAGGAGATCACCCGACTGAAGGGCATCGGACCCTATACGGCTGCGGCGGTGCTGAGCATCGCCTTCGGGCGTCCCCATGCCGTGGTGGACGGCAACGTGCTGCGCGTGCTCACGCGCTACTTCGGCCTGGACGGTGACATCCGCAAAAGCGCCGTCAAGAACGAAGTGCAGGAGCTGGCCGACGGGCTTCTCGATCCGGAGCGGCCGGGCGATTTCAACCAGGCTGTGATGGAGCTGGGCGCCATGGTGTGTACGCCAGGCAGCCCCGATTGCGGGAAGTGTCCACTGCAGGACGGCTGCGAGGCCGCACGCACGGCGCGCCAGGATGAGATCCCTTACAAATCGCCGCCCAAAAAACGTCCCCACCACCAGATCGGCGTGGGGGTGGTCCGCGATGGCGAGGGATCGGTGCTCATCGCCCTGCGTCCGGAAGGCGCCATGCTCGGGGGACTCTGGGAGTTTCCCGGCGGCAAGCAGGAGTCCGGCGAGGAGCTGGAAGAAACCGTCCGGCGCGAGCTGCGCGAGGAGCTGGGCGTAGAGGTGGTTGTGGAAAAACCCCTTATGAAGGTGGATCACGCCTACTCGCACCTGACGGTCTCCCTCAACGTCTTCCTCTGCAGCCTGGCCAGTGGCACGCCTGAGGCCCGCGACAGCCAGGAGGTGCGCTGGGTGGCGCTGGAGGAACTGGACGACTACCCCTTCCCCAAGGCCAACCGCGCCATCACCGAAAAACTGCAAAACCTTGGCCGGGGACAGCAGGAACTGAAAATCTGA